The window gttttatattaaatatagtgGGATagttatttcaattaaaaattaattacttatttaaagaaaaaaaaattagttactaaaaaaaatctgaGGGGAAACTCCTTAAAATTCATCcaacttctcattttttttttcccatctCTTTATCTCCTTAATACTCAACAATACATTATGGATATGTTTAGGAGTGCGACTTTGGGGGGAGGGAGAGAAAAGGACATttgttaaaaaagttatatgataatattcataaaataaaatataggacATCAAATATATACTATTCATTGGTTCATGCCGGCCAAACATTGATTAAGGTTCATGTGCGGTGTGGTTctgtttttatgaaaaatgaaaaaatattattacttgcACGTCTCAACAAATATACTAACATTGTTTACCTATGGGATTATTGACGAATTAAATTGAACAGGTTATCTAAATGATGGAGAGGCTACAGAGAGAACCATAGACAAAGATGGTTGGTTGCACACAGGTGACATCGGTTACATCGACGATGACGATGAGTTATTCATCGTTGACAGGctcaaggaattgatcaaataCAAAGGATTTCAAGTGGCTCCAGCTGAACTTGAAGCCCTTCTTCTCACTCATCCTAAGATCTCTGATGCTGCTGTTGTTCCGTAAGTCCTCCATCCtcccaaattaattaaatactatCTCCCATtatctctttaattaattaaacttcaaaatttCAGAATGAAGGATGAAGCCGCGGGAGAGGTACCTGTTGCATTTGTGGTCATATCAAATGGTTATACCGACACAACCGAGGATGAAATTAAGCAGTTTATCTCCaaacaggttttttttttccccttccaTATATTCACtattatttaatactttcttaataaataaataaaacacgtTATAATTACTTTGCTATTAATTTTCACTTGATctaatatatattcattttaaaaataatctcattCATGCCgtattaatataatttctcattttttcttataactGACCCACACCGCTTCTTCCCACCTAATTCTAAATGTCTGGGTCACTTTCAGATATAAATGCGTTTTTTACAGGTTTATGATGTGTACTGTACCTTTCTTAGCCACAAAATAAGGAATGTAATGAGTTGTGGAATTGTGCAGGTggtgttttacaaaagaataaaCCGAGTATTCTTCATTGATGCAATTCCCAAGTCACCGTCAGGCAAAATCTTGCGCAAGGATCTAAGAGCAAAGATAGCGGCAAGTGTTCCAAAATGAAATTAAACCAAACCCATCATGTTATGGTGTTATTATACGATGCCCGCATAAGCAAGCTTCAACACAAAAGGAAGAGGCGCTGTTGCTTGATCCCGCTAGCTTTTACGTATTTTCTCTTACGTAACAACCGTGTATAAGTTACCAGTGTGATTTTCTTACAGAACTATCTTCTGTAAAGATTTCAATCTGTCAAGGACTTTCACCTTCtataatatcaaattatattttttttttataaaattatatttaattgcaTTGTTTTAATCTTTTGGGATAGCAAAATTGAAGTGATAAACCTCATTGAAATTTTGCTCAtgatattaatatgatttaagGTTGAATTTCGATGAGACgtttacaaatataattaattttaaagttacaaaaattaaataaacatatgttttctattttaattattaataaaaaattgttatcaattaataatttcatcaatatattttatttatattcctaTATCTTacctataataataaatattcgaCCATGGTagacttattaattttttatacagtTAATTACCCATACACTTAACTTAGGCTATGTTCGGATTGATGGTTTATGATGGAATGGAAAGGGAATGAAGTGAAAGGAAGTTAAAGTTGTTCCAtgatttaatttgtaaaaataagaatgaagcATAATGGAAGACGGATGACGGTCCATTTCATAGCTTAACCCCAATTTTTTTCCGCTTCAATTTGGGTGTATTTGATGGAACAAAGTTTTTAAAGAAATCGATGTACTGGTTGTATATGGCATAAAGAGATCGATATATTGGTTGTACATGATATAGAGAAACTAATGCGCTGATTATGCATGGTATTatgatcttatattttttttcctttcacctTATTTCCCTCACCAATTGTAAAATATTTCTCTCCCTTATATCTCTTTTTAACATTGTTATTgccaaatgaaaataattagtgTTAGATAAATAAGATGTAGTGAAGCAttgtaaaattataagaatcaaaTATGCAATAAAATAGTAAAGGAATAAAttctttaacaaaataaaacaacttgGTTTATCAAGGCATAGTAATCGAAATGTTTCCACTTTTTCAGGAATAATCTCTTGAATAATAACATGTAGCATAATTGGAGTTATAAAGGGATAAGAAGGAAATAAATCTTATCTtgctttatcacttttctttGTCatctataatatttaaatatgtgatGTTGTAAACTGATGTAATCCTCACGCAGATTGCTTGATAGGTCACAAAGTTTAGGTTGACATCACTTTAAGATAGGGAAGATAAGTCAgaatagacgccacaaggattatcTTGATAAGTCCAAAATTGGTTCATCGAGAAATCCAGAGAGAAgatctcaccaaattttatcaaatgacaAAAGTGCTTCTATTGAAAACGAAATTCATACATACAATATCTgaacgaaaaaaaaatagacatgagCCTTCAAATCAGTTTAGGttaaaattacaacaaaaaaattataaataaaaaatagaacatatttgacATATGccttcaaagtttagaccttcaacaataattaatattagtgTGTCAGCTTTCATTTTTCTCCACTTTGACTTTACTAAATATGTCTATGATCATTTGTTGGAAGATATCTCCTAATTATTTGATCATACTTTTAATCCTTATATTTGGACAGTTATAAGATTCTCATCATAAAAAATTGGTGTTTTCTAAGAATTGTATACTTTTTATACAAGGACGAGGCTTAATATCCTCATCGTTATGTTTCATGTAGGATCGTTGTTGGATCACGTCATAGGCATAAGAGATTTTGGTGGTAGGGAAATGTTGACATGTCATGTtggcagaagaaaaaaaacatttagggAGAGAAATTAAGTGAAAtacatgagaagaaaaaaaaaagacgaaAAAACAATAGGTTTCTTATAAAGTCGAAGTTTAAGAGTAGccggttttttcttcttccacaaAACCAAGTCcgaaacagaaaaataaaatacctagtttaaagataaaagtataaatttaaaataaccaacaaaattaattaataaaatttaactttttaaactaTCTAATAAATAATACAACAGTGCGTGGTAATTTGTGGGTCCGAGAAGAGGCTTCAGACTTCATAGTGTGGCTTCTGGCGATAGATGCGTTATTATTGGATTGGAATTCATACtgtatttaatcaattataaaaaaatagacataaattatttttatgaaaaaagattaaaatgaacttatattttattaaaaaattacggAGGAAGAGATCGGGATCCATATTATTCGTTCTTGCTCATTGTTGAGATTAATGCACTTGTTAGGTAGATCTGACATATTCTTTCTGTGGTGAATAAAAAATTCTGCCAATTAATGctataaatttgtatttataaaaCCAAATTACAGGAGTACTCCCTTACAATTGACAGAAGAGTATTAAAAACCTTCAATTTTAATTGTCTAGTTCGAAATCAGAAAATAGTCATTAAAAGAGAAATTAGATCTactaaaattagtattttttgaataaattgcAGCAAACTGCCGgaaacaaaatcttaaaaaagaGTGTCTAACAGTGTGGGTAACGTTTAACTGCCAATTTTAAGCTAATGCAAGTTTGCATCACACACAAAAGATAGACTTTGACATAGGGAATGAGGATTGACCTATGATCCAAATCAACTATATTGAGTtgattttttaagtattatattAGAATTGAATTCGATCCATTCAATTAAgattagattatatatatattaaataatagattttatatttttttaactcgaTTTAACccatatcatataattaaatttattattatatataaattaattattaaatataaaataaattaatttttaattcactaaattattaaattaaattatccatgatctttttattttttaatttattatttttatttctatcttaattttgttaatgttttctcatattaatataatactttatttttatataaaataaaaatattatattaacattaaaatcattaattatttaattaaatattatcataatttagtttttttaaatatatttagtcATCATATacttagataaaaataaattattattctaaaaaaaaataatttttataaaataaaaaaaatttaaatattgaaaCATGATTAATCCAACCTGATGCATTTATAATGATTGAGTTGAATTgggtaaaatatgaaaaaaatttgtaCCAACCTAATtccatcagtttttttttttttatcggattGGATTGTGGGCTTTGCAAAATCTGACTCAATTCATGAACACCCTTCCTTCGGTACGTTTTTTAGATTCTCatcatttgtaatttttttaataattacaggtatatcatttttatttttacagtctttgtgataaaaaaaaagagataaaagtaCAATTAGTTTAAAATGAGTCAGATAATAAGCTGCACTTgctgcagttttttttttaaccgcatccatttcctatttttttagaagtaatataattaaattcttttagatttcattttatttatcattttttttatatttaactagTTTACCCTACACGATGAATCAAGGATCAAATTATTTGCGTTGGAAACCAATATTTGAGTCAATCATATATTGATATTCTTTTCTAAGTACATGTATTGTttattggatatttttttttaccttgttTGTAATTATGTTATTTGGACAAGTGatttacttaaattaaaattacatattaattgaaatataatttattattaaaaataataaataaattatttaaaatacttagATGTGTGggtgtattattttaatttgtatttatttatatattgttaatcTGAATAAACAGAGAATTGAATTCATTTAAGAAAGTTTtgatttgaataaaaagaaaacgtGATTAAAAATAGAGAATTTACTATAACTAAATTTGCCAACTGGGTATAAGCAAATCATGTGAATATGGACTTAAGATATGGTAGTAATAATAAGAAGGGAGTTTAGTAGAAAAACTAGGGATgatgtataataattaatataatgtaATGAAATTTGTGAGAGAGGGGGTGACAAGACACATGGGCAGTAGTTATttaatgagaagaagaaaaggaaaatatattgaCTATTAAGCTTAAGAGTAGTATTTGGTAATTTGATGATGATTTAAGGAAAAAGGGGAGAGATTTCGGGGAAGGTTCGCATAGCAGGTGTGACTAGTGACTGGTGACTTGCCATCGCATAGTTGCCGGCCATCCAACGCCAAATAGGAAGGAAGGATATCCCTAAATCTCAGCCATCCCAAGAGACTTACACCTCTTGTTTCTGTTTGAGTCGAGTCGAGTCTCTTCTCTTCTAATCTCCTCCATAGCATATTTTGACCCGATCCAACCCTCGCTTTGCTAGATCTCTTGATGATGGGTTCCGTTCTAGAGGACAAGATAGACCGTCATAGTTTTCACGACCACCACGACGCCGACGATACTCCCTTAGCATCTTCCTCTTCTAAAGTCCTCCAACAATTACACAGCTTCGATTTTGAGGACACAAGCGTTGTAGATTTGCGGAGCTCATCCATCTTTAACACAACACGTATCAGCAGGAGTATATACGTCGTCTTAATTAAAGCCAAGATCAACCTCTTGCTTCCCTTTGGTCCATTGGCCATTCTCCTACATTATCTAACTGGACACCATGTATTTTTCCCCCTTTCCCTTCCTTTTTATTTCCCTCTCCTCTCCTATCTCatatctctttcttcttttcctaggGATGGGTCTTTTTCTTCACCTTATTGGGGATTACTCCTTTGGCAGAACGCCTCGGTTATGCTACCGAGTAAGTCTTTTGATTTTACTTCACCTTCTCCTCACTATTACTTCTAACACCCCCAatcccttttctttctttgattcCTCCAGGCAGCTTGCCTTCTACACAGGACCCACAGGTAtcctcatttattttctttttcttttcctatttatCATTCTCTCCCTTTGTCTGCTTCGTCAATTCAACTCACTTCTGTTCATATTTGCAGTTGGGGGTCTGCTTAATGCCACATTCGGCAATGCAACTGAAATGATTATATCAATTTATGCATTGGAAAGCAATATGATAAGGGTTGTTCAGCAATCTTTACTCGGTTCAATCTTGTCAAATATGCTTCTAGTTCTTGGCTGTGCATTCTTTACTGGTGGCATTGTCCACTACAAAAAAGTGCAGGTTTTTGATAAGGTACATATCATCACCCCATTCATTTCTGCTTCCTCCTGATGTCACAGACTTCACATTGTAGTCCGCCTTTGCAACAGGCAGCTGCTGTTGTCAATTCTGGGTTACTCTTGATGGCTGTAATGGGAATACTATTTCCTGCTGTGCTTTACTTTACTCACTCCGAAGTTCATCAAGGGAAGTCAGTCTTATCTCTTTCAAGATTTAGCAGCTGCATAATGCTACTGGCCTATGCAAGCTACCTTTTCTTTCAACTTAGAAGTCAGCAAAATGTTTATAGTCCAGTTGACGAGGTTAGTTCTTTTGccccattttttaaaaattatttttagcctTTTGTCTTTTAGGTTTATGATGTATAATTATCATGTGATGTGCAAGGGGTGAAGCCCATCTATTTTTTGTTATACTTTTTTTCCGTTTTAGAAAATACGCTGCACTGATCACTGACTGAGGTACATTAGATGTTTggagtttttataatatttaaggaGATGAATATATATTTGGCACTAGTTACAACTATGGccatttaattaatcattcagTCATTGTCTTGTCACTGTGTTAACTAGTATTATACATTCAGGGCTCATTTAGTGGCCAGGATAACTATCTTATCCTCCTGTAATCAATTGTTTGGTGTCTATCCTGTGGATGCAGTGTATTTCTTATCCTGAGGTAAGAGTTAAGTTAGAAAACAATAAGATAAGATTgtcactctctctctcccttcttTCGTCTCACCTTATAATCATCATTATCACCATCATTATCGTCATCATTATCGTTGTTGTTATTACCGCTACCACCACTACTATCACTATCATTGTTGTTGCCACCACCACTTATCATTATTTGGTCACTATCCACCAAACATCGAATAGGATTAAAGTAAAGCTTATCCTGCTTATCATGCTCTTATCTTCTCTTATATTCTATCATATCCTTGCCACCAAATGAGCCTTTACTAATCATCATTTTGCTAGTAGGGCCTGATTTTACAAgttaaacttaaaaatttaagataCAAGGTTGAGTTTAGTGAATGAAAGATACAAATGATCATGTATTTGTCGACAATGCATATTCTTACTACCCCTCCCCAAAAACACAACGACAAAAAGGTGTTTTGTTTGGACTGCTAtactcaaatattttattaacttaaccattttaccaaaaaagtgagtggaaaatatattaaaaaaatgaagaacggGGAGAAATGACTAAATTGGCACTAGTGGagcttaagaaaaaaatttggaaggacaaataataaagtttataatgtatataaataaaatgtaatggTTTCGATAATATCATTTCTTATGGGTGATTTTAGGCATATCATGATATTATTAAGGCTTAAATCCACTTTTGATCTCTATAGTTTGATAAGTTTCATGATTGTGCAATTTTGGTTCATGAAATTTTTTCTATTGCACATTTGATCTCATGCTTTAAAAATTGAGCAATTTTGGTTCatagttttttaataaaaaatactaatgtgACATGTTAATGATGATATGGTGACATGATAATCCAACACATATGCTGATGTTGCAGACATTGTGCTAACTTGGCATTGACATGCTGACATCATTACATTATTAGTGTCATATCAGCATGTGTTAAACTGTCACATAATTCATCACATCAGCATGTCACTCCCATGTCATCAATAATGTGTCACATCAAcagtttttgttaaaaaattgtctACAGACTAGCGGTAGGCCAAAATTGCCCAATTTTGAAAACTCAAGGGACTAAATTTCAAGGACCAAAAGTGCACAATCGTGAAATTATGGGCACCAAAAGTTAATTTAAGCTTATTATTaactattttcttaatttcattttatgatattaaaatatcttcttttttttattttaagttttttttttctgatttttattTCCTCATTTGCTACCGAATAAAATAATCTAGAgaatttatctttatatattttcGTGAAAAGAATTTCTTaagaagcatttttttttattttgtatgagaatacgaaaaaaaaaatctatgaaattttaaactaacttgaggaaataataatatttttttctccaaaatcatagcaaaatttatgaaatttcgTCTAGAAATAATTTGTGAAAAAATCATAGACAAATTTGCATGAAAAATCCAGATGCAGGAAAAATTTGCTGGTTCAAGTCATCTTGTATAAGTCTTATAGAGAATGAGGATATCAAAGTCATagaaaaaatgagtttgaaaacgGTAAGAAAAATATAGCTTATTGTTTGAAaaggtaattaattaatgaaatagtTGTATGAAAAGTGTTTTTGATGCTTAAATCAGCTATAAGAATCAATGTTATCAAAAGCAAAATCTTGAAGTGCCATATTGACATAAATTTGtctataataataaagaaaaagactaaaaattaccttcaattaaagtgtttctttatgttttttcattgtcttaaaatcattaataattgaGAAATAAACAACTTTACAAAGTATTTGAGA of the Glycine max cultivar Williams 82 chromosome 13, Glycine_max_v4.0, whole genome shotgun sequence genome contains:
- the LOC100806000 gene encoding vacuolar cation/proton exchanger 3, whose protein sequence is MMGSVLEDKIDRHSFHDHHDADDTPLASSSSKVLQQLHSFDFEDTSVVDLRSSSIFNTTRISRSIYVVLIKAKINLLLPFGPLAILLHYLTGHHGWVFFFTLLGITPLAERLGYATEQLAFYTGPTVGGLLNATFGNATEMIISIYALESNMIRVVQQSLLGSILSNMLLVLGCAFFTGGIVHYKKVQVFDKAAAVVNSGLLLMAVMGILFPAVLYFTHSEVHQGKSVLSLSRFSSCIMLLAYASYLFFQLRSQQNVYSPVDEEGDNGENSDEEEEHELTQWEAIIWLAILTAWVSILSGYLVDAIQGASESLNMSVAFISVILLPIVGNAAEHASAIMFAVKDKLDITIGVAIGSSTQISMFVIPFCVVVGWCMGKEMDLNFQLFETATLFITVLVVAFMMQEGTSNYFKGLMLILCYLIVAASFFVHVDPKSGDD